The Camelina sativa cultivar DH55 chromosome 14, Cs, whole genome shotgun sequence genome includes a window with the following:
- the LOC104738600 gene encoding ribosomal lysine N-methyltransferase set10-like isoform X2: MAISEEKAKLERFLEWLQVNGAELRGCNIKYSDSRKGFGIFASSSSTQASDDVLLVVPLGLAITPMRVLQDPLLGPECQQMFQQGQVDDRFLMILFLTLERLRINSSWKPYLDMLPTRFGNPLWFSDVDILELKGTNLYHATELQKKKLMSLYHEKVEPLVKKLLILDGDSQSEVSFEHFLWANSVFWSRALNIPLPHSFVFPQSQEDVGEDPSTSHTPETDPVSSNGEKDIQAQVPGATSLGPGDTVWVEGLVPGIDFCNHDLKPAATWEVDGTGLVSSVPFSMYLLSVAQQCIPNKEVSISYGNKGNEELLYLYGFVIENNPDDYLMVHYPVEAIPSIPFSDTKGQLLEAQKAQLRCLLPKSVLNHGFFPQTTSKIRESDEKETVRSCSFSWSGQRKMPSYMNKLVFPEDFMTGLRTITMQEEEIYKVSAMLEELVESRPDEQPSETEVRMAIWEACGDSGALQLLMDLLNAKMMKLEENSGTDEEDARLLEEACDEEPRDWDGRRMSRNKWSSVVYRRGQKQLTRLFLKEAEHALHLALSSSDHH, translated from the exons ATGGCGATTTCAGAAGAAAAAGCCAAACTCGAAAGGTTCCTAGAATGGCTTCAG gtGAATGGAGCTGAATTAAGAGGATGCAACATCAAATATTCTGACTCCCGAAAAGGATTTGGCATATTCGCCTCAAGCTCCTCCACTCAAGCTTCCGATG ATGTCTTACTTGTTGTGCCGCTTGGTTTGGCCATTACCCCTATGAGAGTTCTTCAGGACCCTCTCCTCGGCCCAGAGTGTCAGCAAATGTTCCAACAAGGACAAGTCGATGACCGGTTTCTCATGATTTTGTTCCTCACTCTCGAGCGTCTCCGAATCAATTCTTCCTGGAAGCC GTATCTTGATATGCTTCCTACTCGATTTGGCAATCCTCTTTGGTTTTCTGATGTTGACATCCTTGAGCTCAAGGGCACAAACTTGTATCACGCAACCGAGTTACAG aagaagaagttgatgtCGCTTTACCATGAGAAGGTGGAGCCCCTGGTTAAAAAGCTTCTTATTTTGGATGGTGATTCCCAAAG CGAGGTCTCCTTTGAACACTTCCTCTG GGCAAATTCTGTATTCTGGAGTCGTGCCTTGAACATTCCTCTTCCACATTCTTTCGTGTTTCCACAAAGCCAGGAAGATGTCGGGGAAGACCCATCAACAAGTCATACCCCTGAAACGGACCCAGTTAGTTCTAATGGGGAAAAAG ATATTCAGGCTCAAGTCCCTGGCGCTACATCTCTCGGTCCCGGCGATACTGTGTGGGTTGAGGGGCTTGTTCCTGGCATTGACTTTTGCAACCATG ATTTGAAGCCTGCGGCGACTTGGGAAGTTGATGGGACCGGATTGGTATCTAGTGTTCCTTTCTCCATGTACCTTCTCTCGG TTGCACAACAGTGTATCCCAAACAAGGAGGTCTCGATCAGCTATGGTAACAAAGGGAATGAG GAGCTTCTTTACCTGTATGGATTTGTGATAGAGAATAATCCAGATGATTATCTCATG GTTCATTATCCTGTTGAGGCGATTCCGAGTATTCCTTTTTCTGATACCAAAGGGCAGCTTCTTGAAGCTCAG AAAGCTCAACTCCGGTGTCTCCTGCCAAAATCGGTCTTAAATCATGGGTTCTTCCCACAAACCACATCAAAAATTAGAGAAAGTGATGAGAAGGAAACAGTGAGATCCTGTAGTTTCAGTTGGTCTGGGCAGCGTAAGATGCCCTCATATATGAACAAACTAGTTTTCCCAGAAGATTTTATGACTGGCTTAAGGACCATTACcatgcaagaagaagagatttacAAGGTCTCAGCTATGCTTGAAGAG CTAGTAGAGTCGAGACCAGACGAGCAACCTTCTGAAACTGAGGTCAGGATGGCCATATGGGAAGCATGCGGGGATTCTGGAGCTTTGCAGTTACTTATGGATCTCCTTAATGCAAA GATGATGAAGCTGGAAGAGAATTCGGGCACTGACGAAGAAGATGCTAGGCTCCTTGAGGAGGCATGCGATGAAGAGCCGAG GGACTGGGATGGGAGAAGGATGAGCAGAAACAAGTGGTCAAGTGTAGTGTACCGTAGAGGACAGAAGCAGCTCACAAGACTGTTCTTGAAGGAGGCAGAGCATGCCCTTCATTTAGCACTCTCCTCCTCTGACCACCATTAA
- the LOC104738600 gene encoding ribosomal lysine N-methyltransferase set10-like isoform X1 has product MAISEEKAKLERFLEWLQVNGAELRGCNIKYSDSRKGFGIFASSSSTQASDDVLLVVPLGLAITPMRVLQDPLLGPECQQMFQQGQVDDRFLMILFLTLERLRINSSWKPYLDMLPTRFGNPLWFSDVDILELKGTNLYHATELQKKKLMSLYHEKVEPLVKKLLILDGDSQSEVSFEHFLWANSVFWSRALNIPLPHSFVFPQSQEDVGEDPSTSHTPETDPVSSNGEKDIQAQVPGATSLGPGDTVWVEGLVPGIDFCNHDLKPAATWEVDGTGLVSSVPFSMYLLSVAQQCIPNKEVSISYGNKGNEELLYLYGFVIENNPDDYLMVHYPVEAIPSIPFSDTKGQLLEAQKAQLRCLLPKSVLNHGFFPQTTSKIRESDEKETVRSCSFSWSGQRKMPSYMNKLVFPEDFMTGLRTITMQEEEIYKVSAMLEELVESRPDEQPSETEVRMAIWEACGDSGALQLLMDLLNAKMMKLEENSGTDEEDARLLEEACDEEPSRDWDGRRMSRNKWSSVVYRRGQKQLTRLFLKEAEHALHLALSSSDHH; this is encoded by the exons ATGGCGATTTCAGAAGAAAAAGCCAAACTCGAAAGGTTCCTAGAATGGCTTCAG gtGAATGGAGCTGAATTAAGAGGATGCAACATCAAATATTCTGACTCCCGAAAAGGATTTGGCATATTCGCCTCAAGCTCCTCCACTCAAGCTTCCGATG ATGTCTTACTTGTTGTGCCGCTTGGTTTGGCCATTACCCCTATGAGAGTTCTTCAGGACCCTCTCCTCGGCCCAGAGTGTCAGCAAATGTTCCAACAAGGACAAGTCGATGACCGGTTTCTCATGATTTTGTTCCTCACTCTCGAGCGTCTCCGAATCAATTCTTCCTGGAAGCC GTATCTTGATATGCTTCCTACTCGATTTGGCAATCCTCTTTGGTTTTCTGATGTTGACATCCTTGAGCTCAAGGGCACAAACTTGTATCACGCAACCGAGTTACAG aagaagaagttgatgtCGCTTTACCATGAGAAGGTGGAGCCCCTGGTTAAAAAGCTTCTTATTTTGGATGGTGATTCCCAAAG CGAGGTCTCCTTTGAACACTTCCTCTG GGCAAATTCTGTATTCTGGAGTCGTGCCTTGAACATTCCTCTTCCACATTCTTTCGTGTTTCCACAAAGCCAGGAAGATGTCGGGGAAGACCCATCAACAAGTCATACCCCTGAAACGGACCCAGTTAGTTCTAATGGGGAAAAAG ATATTCAGGCTCAAGTCCCTGGCGCTACATCTCTCGGTCCCGGCGATACTGTGTGGGTTGAGGGGCTTGTTCCTGGCATTGACTTTTGCAACCATG ATTTGAAGCCTGCGGCGACTTGGGAAGTTGATGGGACCGGATTGGTATCTAGTGTTCCTTTCTCCATGTACCTTCTCTCGG TTGCACAACAGTGTATCCCAAACAAGGAGGTCTCGATCAGCTATGGTAACAAAGGGAATGAG GAGCTTCTTTACCTGTATGGATTTGTGATAGAGAATAATCCAGATGATTATCTCATG GTTCATTATCCTGTTGAGGCGATTCCGAGTATTCCTTTTTCTGATACCAAAGGGCAGCTTCTTGAAGCTCAG AAAGCTCAACTCCGGTGTCTCCTGCCAAAATCGGTCTTAAATCATGGGTTCTTCCCACAAACCACATCAAAAATTAGAGAAAGTGATGAGAAGGAAACAGTGAGATCCTGTAGTTTCAGTTGGTCTGGGCAGCGTAAGATGCCCTCATATATGAACAAACTAGTTTTCCCAGAAGATTTTATGACTGGCTTAAGGACCATTACcatgcaagaagaagagatttacAAGGTCTCAGCTATGCTTGAAGAG CTAGTAGAGTCGAGACCAGACGAGCAACCTTCTGAAACTGAGGTCAGGATGGCCATATGGGAAGCATGCGGGGATTCTGGAGCTTTGCAGTTACTTATGGATCTCCTTAATGCAAA GATGATGAAGCTGGAAGAGAATTCGGGCACTGACGAAGAAGATGCTAGGCTCCTTGAGGAGGCATGCGATGAAGAGCCGAG TAGGGACTGGGATGGGAGAAGGATGAGCAGAAACAAGTGGTCAAGTGTAGTGTACCGTAGAGGACAGAAGCAGCTCACAAGACTGTTCTTGAAGGAGGCAGAGCATGCCCTTCATTTAGCACTCTCCTCCTCTGACCACCATTAA